From a region of the Lactuca sativa cultivar Salinas chromosome 4, Lsat_Salinas_v11, whole genome shotgun sequence genome:
- the LOC111885708 gene encoding COBRA-like protein 4 — protein MRIIISTCVFLVLCSFSAAFDPLDPTGNITIKWDIMSWTPDGYVATVTMNNFQMYRHIQTPGWTLGWTWAKKEVIWSMVGAQTTEQGDCSKFKANVPHCCKKTPTVVDLLPGVPYNQQIANCCKGGVVAAWGQDPSAAVSAFQVSVGLAGTTNKTVKLPKNFTLLGPGPGYTCGPAKVVPPTTFLTPDRRRKTQALMTWNVTCTYSQFLATKHPSCCVSFSSFYNETITACPTCACGCENKNKCVKSESKLLSVVGVNTPKKDNSPLLQCTRHMCPVRVHWHVKQNYKDYWRAKVSVTNFNYRMNYTQWTLVVQHPNLNNVTQVFSFDYKPLVPYASINDTGMFYGMKFFNDLLMEAGPTGNVQSEVLLQKDQNTFTFKQGWAFPRKVYFNGDECILPPPESYPFLPNSTPKTLIAPLTLFISLCMFLLF, from the exons ATGAGAATTATCATCTCTACTTGTGTTTTTCTTGTGTTATGTTCTTTCTCAG CTGCTTTTGATCCTCTTGATCCAACTGGAAACATAACGATCAAATGGGATATAATGTCTTGGACCCCAGATGGTTATGTG GCAACAGTAACAATGAACAATTTCCAAATGTATCGCCATATCCAGACACCAGGGTGGACCCTAGGGTGGACATGGGCTAAAAAAGAAGTGATATGGTCCATGGTTGGGGCTCAAACCACCGAACAAGGCGACTGTTCAAAGTTCAAAGCCAATGTTCCACATTGTTGCAAAAAGACCCCTACAGTTGTTGACTTGCTACCTGGAGTCCCTTACAACCAACAAATTGCAAACTGTTGCAAAGGCGGCGTTGTGGCGGCATGGGGTCAAGATCCGTCAGCTGCAGTCTCAGCCTTCCAGGTCAGCGTTGGGCTAGCCGGGACAACAAATAAAACGGTCAAACTTCCGAAGAATTTCACTCTTCTAGGTCCTGGACCAGGGTACACATGTGGACCTGCAAAGGTGGTTCCTCCAACTACTTTCTTGACTCCTGATCGAAGAAGAAAAACTCAAGCCTTAA TGACGTGGAATGTGACGTGTACATATTCACAATTTTTGGCTACAAAACACCCGAGTTGTTGTGTTTCGTTCTCATCGTTCTACAATGAAACTATCACGGCTTGTCCTACGTGTGCATGTGGTTGTgaaaataagaacaaatgtgTCAA GAGTGAATCTAAGCTTCTAAGTGTTGTTGGAGTAAACACACCGAAAAAAGATAATTCACCATTGCTTCAATGCACTCGACATATGTGTCCCGTGAGGGTTCATTGGCACGTAAAGCAGAACTACAAAGACTATTGGCGAGCAAAGGTGTCGGTAACAAACTTCAATTATAGGATGAACTACACGCAGTGGACGCTTGTGGTTCAACATCCTAATCTCAACAATGTTACTCAAGTTTTTAGCTTCGACTACAAACCCCTTGTTCCATACGCGTCTATAA ATGACACGGGTATGTTCTACGGCATGAAATTCTTCAACGACTTACTAATGGAAGCCGGGCCCACAGGAAACGTACAATCCGAAGTCCTACTACAAAAGGATCAAAACACATTCACATTCAAACAAGGATGGGCGTTTCCTAGAAAAGTCTACTTTAATGGTGACGAATGCATTCTACCTCCACCCGAATCATATCCATTCCTACCAAACTCCACTCCCAAAACCCTAATTGCTCCCTTAACATTATTCATTTCTTTGTGCATGTTCTTACTCTTTTAA